The sequence below is a genomic window from Nicotiana tomentosiformis chromosome 6, ASM39032v3, whole genome shotgun sequence.
AATCAACCAAACATAATATAAATTTAATCCCTTACCTTATCTTATATTATCCCGCTTACAAACGAACCCTAATAGTAGACCTTGGGAAAAAGAGAGGTTCGAAGGGGACAATTTTAGCCCCCGAGGCTAATTTACAACAAAAAGTGGCAGTTGACCAACTATAGTCTCGTGGACCTTTGGTTTTAGGAACTTCTTATCCTGTCATATTTTTTTAGTCCGTTTAAAAAAGAATTACACATTTTtaggaaataatttaactttaaattattcattttatGCGTTTTACCCTTAATGAGGGCTTTAATAAACACACAAATGTAAttgccccacaaagcttttaacCTTTAAGCTTTTaataccacaagtttcaaaagacttctttttttcttaaactccgtgtcgaGTCAAATTAGTTCATCTAAACTGAAACGGAAGGAGTAGTATTGATCGATTCTATTACCGAATCTTTAGTTTAATCATTTGATCAACTATTAACAGAAGATTGCAAAACGTAAAAGCAGATGAACAATGATGCTAAAAGTTATCTCAATCAAAAGAAAAGATAAATCTTTCTGAGGAAAATGAACAATAAAACAGGAGATTACAAACTTAAAACAAGAAATTTAAGAGGACGTGAATTCTACCTGTAAAGAAAGCTCTGATCATGAAGTCCAGCAACAAGAGTAGAAACACCAATTTCTCTAACCATTTCAGCAATCTTTTCACCATCTTGATCCCCCTGTGCAACCACAATCTCTGTCTTGGTCTGTAACATAACCCTTCTATCATATATTGGATCAGTAACATAgacaagagaaaaagaaaaaaaatgttacTATATTCAACCCTAAAATAAAGAGAGACATACATTGAGAAATATTTTGCACATGTCATAGAAGGAGAGAGCCAATTGAAAACCTTTGAGACGTAAAAGCTTAACCTTTTTCTTGCTCCTTGATTTTGTGATAGGGAAAACATGTAAAAGGATGAGTATATCCCCATATCGCAAGAGATTGTGTAGAGTCCATTGGAGTGCAGTTTTTGCTATTTCCACATCTTCTACAACTACCACAATTTTCTTTACATCCATATTCAACCCCTCTAAGCCTCTTTGAATTCTTCTCTTACTTGTGTTTTCTTGGATAGAAGTTGAGCTTGTTTTCAGCTACAGAATTCTAGTCTTCTCTCCAAATGATCAGAGGAATATTTGTTTATTATATTTGTGGAATATGGATATTTACCTTCAATTGGAGGGAGAAAATAAGGAAATGGATAGTTTGGACTTGAGAGCAATATAGCCAGATTATAGGATGGGGAACAGTAAAAGCCGGGAGGGCCAAGAAATTTTCTTTGCTTTTCGTTTTAACTTTTCAGCAAAAAAACACAAAGAGACTCATTGATTTAGTCAACTTCCATTTGCCTGAATTACAAATATGGttaaaataattatgaaaattattttcTCCCTTTAACTTTgcgagaaaaaaaaaatcaaatttctaTACAACTTTTGGACAGTACATTTTGTCATTTTCATATGTGAAATGTGATTACATAGCAAAAACGTAAGTTGCTAATATTTAAATCGTCCTTTGGTGACAACAGATAAAAGAAAAGCTAATACTTAAATCAATTTTGTGACGCGTGATATAAAAGGAGGCATCTTTGTTTAAAAATGCATTTGCGTTATCAACTACTCCTACACTGTTGTTTAAAGGAATCCTAATTGATTTGGTAAAATTAGATACTCAAACAGTTCCAATAGTTTTAATTTGGGAAAATGTACGTGCTCTGACTTTGGTtcttaaaaatgaaaaattagcTCAGAAGAATaacaagattaaaaaaaaatgcACTAGACGCAAAGACCGCAATTGTTTACCTTAGTTTTTACAACACAAACTCTTCCGCCTCCGTTCAATGATGGTATTTTAAGCATGTACTTTATTCACTTTTAGTTTTCCACTTTTACTTTGCACTCTCAttaagagaaaataaatgaagcaTGTATTTTACAATTTACCAATAATAATCCTAGCATTTCCTAAAGTCTTAAGAAACATGTGAGAAATGAGTAGTTAGTGATAAGAgtataacaggaaaaaaaattgtctttctagtatagtggacaagtaaaagtgaaatgtatttttagtatagtaaacaagtaaaagtgaacggagagagTAGGTATGATGTGTTCAACATCCCATAATGCATGATTTAAGTACACACAGCCAATACAGTTTTATCACCAATTTATTTACTCACAAAGAAAGTCCAATCAACCAATTACACATTAATCTCtttctttttattattctttCTTTGTCCCACGTCTGCCCATGACAAATGATGTAGTTAGCAATCACTTTGAGGAGTTAGTGAGACAGATCAAACATCTACAATATATTCCTTTCTTCTAGATTCTTATCCCTAAAAAGAGGAGTATTCTCTTTGCTCTCTGGAAGGGGAAGCTAATAGAAGTTGCCACAATCCAGAAGAAATacaaccgattttcaaaatgaaaatccTTGCTATCTGGGGTTAAAGTTCTCTGAGTTGACAAGATAGAGTCAAGAAAATGCCTAAGGGGAAAGGAAACAAATTTAGTTGTCGGAAAAGGATTCCGATATACGAGTAACTTAAAGGGAAGTATGGATAAATTAAGAACGGCATTAACATACTATACTAGTACTACTACACTTTCCGTTGACATGTCGTTTCTAAATAGGAACCTCTGGCAGCTTTTTGCAACACATAAGATCACTTGATAGTTTTTTTGAAGTATGTAACAAAGACGATACTCTCATCTACTTATTACTACAAACGAAACACCATATAATAGGCACCTAGATTCCTATGGTCAATAACCCAATCTACTGACTCGGGTAACACCAGCACTCCCTCATAAAAAACAATTCAACCTGTGATAAAATTGCAAAGAAAGTACCAGTACCTTTAACCCTCCATTGCGCCAAGCTCATTACCAAACATACCTCCTCGATTGTTTGTGACATACACAAGCTATTACTATCAGTTTCTGGAAATGTACCAATCGTATCCAGCAGGGTAGTTGCTGTCATCCAGAATCCTACTGCTGGTTGCCTCTAGCTTACCACAGAATCAATTTTTAACACTGCCAAAAACAAGACTCTAAATTTTTTCATGTCAATGCTTTGTTATTCACAAAATTCATGACAGATTTTATTCAAAGCAGCTAACTGTTGCTACTAGTTTCTCCTAGTAAAGCAAAGGTGTTTATGCATCAGGTAACCAGTTGTGACTGATTACATACTCCTACAATCACCGGATACGATAGCTTATCTTTGAACCTCAGTGTTCAGCAGCAAACTCTACCCTTCTGTCCTTGTTTATTATACTAACAATACTGTCACGCTAAACCTGACTAAAAGTTTACTATAACTAGATATTGCCAGGTGATGTCAACTATCTACCTCCTGAACATCATTCACAGGCACACATAGAAGCTCATTTTAAGTGACACGACCCCAAACAGTCCGTCC
It includes:
- the LOC104102213 gene encoding uncharacterized protein isoform X3, coding for MDVKKIVVVVEDVEIAKTALQWTLHNLLRYGDILILLHVFPITKSRSKKKTKTEIVVAQGDQDGEKIAEMVREIGVSTLVAGLHDQSFLYRLAMTHNHIARNLNCKVVAIKQPTTPMATRTRTISFQDSSTNMDFSQIEIDALSVPEVNPPKIPYHVCPDPHSIIWRSGRSRRWETRN
- the LOC104102213 gene encoding uncharacterized protein isoform X2 translates to MGIYSSFYMFSLSQNQGARKRLSFYVSKVFNWLSPSMTCAKYFSIRVMLQTKTEIVVAQGDQDGEKIAEMVREIGVSTLVAGLHDQSFLYRLAMTHNHIARNLNCKVVAIKQPTTPMATRTRTISFQDSSTNMDFSQIEIDALSVPEVNPPKIPYHVCPDPHSIIWRSGRSRRWETRN
- the LOC104102213 gene encoding uncharacterized protein isoform X1, coding for MDVKKIVVVVEDVEIAKTALQWTLHNLLRYGDILILLHVFPITKSRSKKKVKLLRLKGFQLALSFYDMCKIFLNTKTEIVVAQGDQDGEKIAEMVREIGVSTLVAGLHDQSFLYRLAMTHNHIARNLNCKVVAIKQPTTPMATRTRTISFQDSSTNMDFSQIEIDALSVPEVNPPKIPYHVCPDPHSIIWRSGRSRRWETRN
- the LOC104102213 gene encoding uncharacterized protein isoform X4, giving the protein MGIYSSFYMFSLSQNQGARKRLSFYVSKVFNWLSPSMTCAKYFSMVMLQTKTEIVVAQGDQDGEKIAEMVREIGVSTLVAGLHDQSFLYRLAMTHNHIARNLNCKVVAIKQPTTPMATRTRTISFQDSSTNMDFSQIEIDALSVPEVNPPKIPYHVCPDPHSIIWRSGRSRRWETRN